The DNA segment AACCACGCTGTCGGTGATGCAGGTGATCGACATCGCGGCAGTGGTGATCATCGGCCCCAACGTGCTGCGCACCTTTTGCCTGCACTTCATCAGCTCGAACATGCATTACTACGGCGACATCGAGGCGGGCAATGTGCTGCAGCAATGCCAGGTGTTGAACCCGTGGTGGTTGTGGCCGTTGCAGGCGTTCTGCTTCAACTTTGGCAGCAGCCACGGGATTCACCATTTTGTGGTGAAAGAACCGTTTTACATCCGGCAGATGACCGTGCCGGTGGCGCACAAGGTGATGCGTGAGATGGGCGTTCGGTTCAATGATTTCGGCACGTTTGGGCGGGCGAACCGGTTTGTTCGTCGGGATGAAGTGGTAGCGGAGGAGGCGCGTACGGCTCAGGCTTGATGGTGAATTTGCGGGCCTCTTCGCGAGCAAGCCCGCTCCCACAGGGGAACGCATTCCAACTGTGGGAGCGGGCTTGCTCGCGAAGGCACCGGATCAGGCAACCTCAATCCGGCTGAAACGGCGAAGCACTGAGAATCACCCCGGTCTCCTCCACATACTGCTGCCAGTGCCCGATCAAGCTGTTGAGCTTGTCCGGCTGACTCGCCGCCAGATCATGAATCTCCCCCGAATCGCTGCTCAGATCATAAAGCTGCCAGGTCGCCGGCCCCACCGGCCCGGGGATCCACACCGCTTTCCACGACCCTTGGCGAATCGCCCGGCGGCCAAACAATTCCCAACCGGTGACGGTGTGCTCGTCGTGCACTTGCGCCGTCTCGCCGGACAAAAAGCCCAGCCACGATTTACCGCGCAGCGGCGCCACCGGTTTGCCTTGCCATTGCTTGCCCGGATGGCGCACGCCGGCCAGATCGAGAATGGTCGGGGTGATGTCCATCACCGTGCCGAAGCCATGGCTGATCTGCCCTTTGATCGGCAATTGCGGATAGTGCAGCAGCGCCGGTACGCGAATCCCGCCCTCGGTGGTGAACGCCTTGAACAGCCGTGACGGCGCGGTCGCCACTTGCGCCCAGCTCGGCCCGTACCAGACGTAGGAATTGGCGCGGCCAATGTTGTCGAGGCTGTTGTCGTAATGCTGATTGAGGTAGGTCAGCAGTTCCGGGCCGAACTTGGGAAACGCCTCCAGCAGTGCGCCCTCGGCACCGTTGTCGGACATGAACAGGATGAAAGTGTTATCGAGTTGGCCCTGCTGGCGCAGGTAATCAACCACCCGGCCGATGTTCCAGTCCATGCGCTCGACCATGGCCGCGTAGACCTCCATGGCCCGCGCGGAAATCTGTCGTTGCTCATCACTCAGCGCGTCCCATTGCGCATTCAGTTGAATCAGCGGATGTGGCTCGACATCCGGCTCGATCAGCCCCAGCGCCTTGAGTTTTTCCAGGCGCTCCAGACGCAAGACTTCGGGGCCGGCGTCGTAGCGGCCACGGTATTTTTCGACCACCTCGGCCGGTGCCTGCAACGGCCAATGCGGTGCGGAGAAAGGCAGATAAGCGAAGAATGGCCGGCTCTGATCGCGCTCCTTCAGGTACTGCAACAGCTTGTCGCCGAAGGCATCCGAGGAATAGAAATCCTTGGGCAATTCGTCGACAAAGGTGTCGTCTTCGATGTACAGCGCCGGGGTCGATTTCAGCAGGCCCGGGGTGTGTTCGTCGTAGGTCGGCTCGAAACCATAGTGGTTGGCCGCGCCCGGCAGCAGCGAGAACGAACGCTCGAAACCGCGAGCCTGCGGCGCCAGTTCAGCGGTCAGGCCGAGGTGCCATTTGCCGCTCATCAACGTCTGGTAACCGGCCTCGCGCAGCAGTTCGGGCAGGGCGACGACGCGGTCGTTGAGATAGCCCTCGTAACCCGGTTTGCCGATCAGCTCCGGGGTCAGCGCTTCGGCCATGGTGCCGATGCCGGCGATGTGGTGGTCGGTGCCGGTCAGCAGCATCGAACGGGTTGGCGAGCAGGTCGGTGCGGTGTGGAAATCGGTCAGGCGCAGGCCGTTATCGGCCAGCGCATCGAGGTTCGGCGTGGCGATTTCGCCGCCGAACGCGCCGATGTCGGAGAAGCCGAGATCGTCGGCCAGAATCACCAGAAAGTTGGGGCGTTGCGGCATCGAAAAACTCCTCTCAGCAGGCAATGAACGACAGCGGCAGATCGCGGATCTGCACTGGCAGGCTCGGTTGGTAATGGTCGTCACTGGTCAGTTCGTGCAGCAACTCCTCACGCAACTGATGGAAGTCGAAACTGCTGCGCTGGCGCGGATGCGGCAGGGCAATATCGACCACCTGCTTGATCCGTCCCGGACGCGGCTCCATCACCACCACGCGGTCGGCGAGAAAAATCGCTTCTTCGACGTCGTGGGTGACGAGGATCGTGGTGATTTTTGCCCGGTCGCGGATCGCCAGCAGTTCGTCCTGCATCTGCTGGCGGGTCAGTGCATCTAGCGCGCCGAACGGTTCGTCGAGCAGCAGAATGCGTGGACTGGCGACCAGCCCGCGAGCAATCGCCACGCGCTGGGCCATGCCGCCGGAGAGCTGGTGCGGATAGGCGCGGGTGAAATCGCGCAGGCCGACCAGATCGATGAAATCGTTGATGCGCTGCTGCTTTTCAGCGGCGCTCAATGGTTCGTTGACCAGGCCGAGGCCGATGTTGTCGGCCACCGTCAGCCACGGGAACAAACGGTGCTCCTGAAACACGATGCCGCGCTCACCGCCGATGCCGCTGACGGCTTTGCCATCGACGCTGATCTGCCCGCGAAACTGCGTATCCAGACCCACCAGCAAGCGCAGCAAGGTGGATTTGCCACAGCCGCTGGAGCCGACGATGGCGACGAATTCGCCCTCGGCAATGTCGAGGTTGAATTCGCGAATCGCCTCCAGTTCGAAACCGTCGACGTCGAAGGATTTGCCTACGTGGGTGAAGCTGACAATCGGTGCGTTCATGCGTGTCTCCAGCGAGTGGCGCGAATTTCCAGGCGTTGGCCGATGAGGTTGAGCAGGGCGCCGGTCAGGCCGACCAGCAGCATCCCGGCCATGATCAGATCCATGCGCAGCAGTTGTTGAGCGCCGATCATCTGGCTGCCGATGCCGCCGTTGGATGGCATGAAATATTCGGCGCCGATGGTGCCGAGCCAGGCGTAGATCAGGCTCAGGCGCAGCCCTGCGAAAATCCCCGGCGCCGCACCCGGCAGCACCAGTCGGCGCAGGCGCTGACCGAGGCTCAAACGCAACACCTGCGCGGCCTCGTTGAGTTGTGGCGAGAGGTTGGCGACGCTGCGCTGGGTGGCGATGAACAGCGGGAAAAACGCGGCGAGGGCGACGAACACCCACTTCGACAATTCACCCAAGCCGAACCACGCGGTGAGCAGCGGCACCCAGGCAAAAATCGCGATCTGGCGGATGGCGGCGAGGGTCGGGCCGAGCAGCCGTTCGCTGGTACGTGAAAGCCCCAACAGCAAGCCGAGGGCGAAACCAAGTCCGCCGCCGAGCAGCAACCCGCCAAGGGTACGACCGAGGCTCAAGGCCATGCCGCTGATCAGCGTGCCGTCGAGCAGACCGTTCCTGGTCGTGTCCAGCACCGCCAGCGGGCTGACCAGGATGTTCGCATCGACCCACTGCTGATCGCTCGCCACTTGCCAGACGCCAATCAGGCCCAGTGGCAACAGCCACGGTTGCAGCCGCTGCCAGCCTTCATAGCGCGGGCCACGGCGGATTTCCGCAGTCGCCGGGTGCGGCCAGTGCACCAGTTTGCGGTCGAGAAAACCGATGCCGCGATCCATCGCTACACCGAGCACACCGATGACCACGATGCACACGAACACGATGTCGAGCATGAACAGTTGCCGTGCCCAGACCATCAGGTAGCCGATACCTTCGCTGGATGCCAATAGCTCCACCGCCAGCAATGAAGTCCAGCCAGCAGCCAGGGCCAGACGCACGCCGGCCATGAACGCCGGCAGTGCAGCGGGCAGCACCAGGCGCCGGATCAGCAGGTAAGACGGCAGGCGTAATACGGCCGCGGCTTCGCGTAGTTTCGGTTGCGCATCACGAACGCCGACCAAGGTGTGCAGGGTCACCGGAACCACGATGGCCTTGATCAGCACCACCAGTTTCAGCACTTCGCCGATGCCGAAAAACACCATGAACAGCGGAATCCAAGCCAGCGTCGGCACTTGTGCCAGACCGGCGAACGTGGGGAAAACCAGGCGTTGGAGACGCCGGCTGAAGCCCAGAGCAGCACCCAGCACTGCGCCCGCAGAGATCCCTGCCAGCAAGCCCCAGAGCAGGCGTTGCAGGCTGATCCACAAATGACTCCACAGCTCGCCCTGGGACAGCTCGATGGCGCTGTTCCACACCAGCGATGGCGCCGGCAGGATCTGCTCGCTCATCCATTGATTGCGCGCGGCCAGCCACCACAGCGCGAACAGGCTGATCGGCAGCAGCCATGGCAACAGACGTTGGTTGAGGCTCGGCCACGCGCGCCGACTTTTCAGTGGCGGCGCCGGCAGTGGCAGACTGAGCAGGGAATCACGGGCCATGGGTGACCTCCGTTGTCGGGTTGCATGGCGAACCGCTTGGCTTGGTGTGAGTGGGCTTGCTCACGAAGGCGCAGTGTCAGGCGCCGGTGATGGCGAATGACGCGACCCCTTCGCGAGCAAGCCCGCTCCCACATTTGGCTAGCGGTGTATGCAAATTCGATCTATAAAAATTCAAATCAATTCTATTGAGAGATAAGCCAGACCATTTAAGGCCTGCAGCCCGACGCGCATCCAATGCATTCGAAGAATATTTTCGATGCTGTTAATGCATACACCGCTGCAACCCGCGTCCCTGCTTGCTTAGCGTCAAAAGCTATAAAAATGTGCATTTATAGTATTTAAGCGAAGGTAATGCTTCGGCCTACTTTCGGCTCCTCAACGCCCGTCGTGATCAAGGAGCCGTACCCATGAACCTTCCCTTCAAACGAGTCTTCAGTCTGTTTGCCATCCCGGCACTGGCGGGCCTGCTGGCGTTTACCGCGCAGGCCGACGAGCTCAAGGAAATCAGGATCGCCGTGCCCGACCTGAGCGCTGGCACCCAGCACAGCGGCGGCGGTGTGGTGGATGTGCTGCGTGATCGGCAGATCTTCGAAAAAGCCTTCGCCGATCAGGGCATCAAGATTCAATGGAGCTTCTTCAAGGGCGCCGGGCCGGTGATCAACGAGGCGTTTGCCAACGGTCAGGTCGATCTGGCGTATCTGGGCGACCTGGCGGCGATCATTGGCAAGTCCAACGGTCTCGACACACGTTTGCTCAGCGCCAGTGCGCGCGGGGTGAAGCAGTATCTGGGCGTCGTGCCGGGGTCGGGGATCAAGACCCTGCAGGATCTGAAAGGCAAGCGCGTGGCGATCTTCCGTGGCACCGCCACCCAGTTGTCGTTTGATGCGGCGCTGGCCAGTCAGGGCTTGAGCGAGAAGGATCTGAAGGTGATCAATCTCGACTTCAGCGGGGCCACCGCCGCGCTGGCGGCCAAGCAGATTGATGCGTCATGGGGCAGCTCAGGTCTGGCCGCTTTGCAGAGCAAGGGGCTGGCCGAATTGCCGCTCAACACCAAGGACCTGGGGGGCGCCGGTAGCGTGCAATCGGTGCTGGTGGGGGCCGGCAAGTTTGTCGACGGGCACCCGGAGGTCGTGGCGAAACTGCTCAAGGCGCAGCAGCAGGCAGTGGATTGGCTGACCCAGGACAGCAACAAGGATGCCTACGTGCAACTGGTGTCGGGGCTGGCAAGTTATCCACCGGTGATCCTGACCCAGGACCTGCAGGATCAGAAACTCAGCGAAGTGTTCCCGTCGACGCTGGACCCGGTATTCCTCGGCAAATTGCAGGACTCGGTGGATCTGGCGGCGCAGCAGAAGCTGATTCGCAAGCCGTTCAAGGTCAGCGATTGGGTGGCGCCTGAACTGGCGGCGGCCAAGCTCTGAATCTTCAGTGTCTGGACGGGCCTCTTCGCGAGCAAGCCCGCTCCCACAGTGGATCGGCGTGAATACAAAATCTGTGTTCACCACAATCCACTGTGGGAGCGGGCTTGCTCGCGAAGGCGTCCTCAAACCGCGACGCTGACTTCCTGCTTGTCCACCGCCACCAGCGTCTCGATCATCGCCCGCGCTGCCGGCGACAAACGAAACCCGGTACGGCTGACAATCCCGCAGCGCGCATTCATGCTCTCCAGATTCTGCGGCAGGTTGCGCCAGTGCAGCAGCGCCAGCGAACCCTGAGCAATGTCCTCGACGAATGCCTCCTCCGTGCCCACGCCAATCGCATTGGATTGCAGCACAACCTTCACCAGCGCCGGGAAATGCTCGGTCTCGATGGTCGGCGAAAAATCGATCCGGCCGCTGAGGTTCGCCAGCAGTTTGCGAATCCCCGGCGGAATCAGCGTGGTCGCCAGCGGGTAGTCGAACATGTCGTTGGTCGACAGGCTTTCCTTGGCCAGCAGCGGGTGCCCGGGCCGGCAGAAGAACACGCCGCGCTTGGGCGTCAGGGCTTGGGTCTGGAAGTTCGGATCGGCTTCGAAGTGGCGGATGTCGGCGATGAAGAATTCGATCTCTTCACGGCTCAGCGCACGGCTGAGTTTTTCCCAGTTATCCACCTGAAAACAGGTGCGCACTTTCGGGTGCGCATTGATGAATTGCGCCACCGCATCCGGCACCAGTTTCACCGCCGGGGCCGGGCCGCAGCCGAAGTGCAGTTCACCCGCATCGAGCTTGGTCATCTGCGTCACTTCCGCGCTGAGCAGCGCCGCGCCTTGCACCAGGGTCAGGGCGTGTTGCAGCACTACCTGACCTTCGGGCGTCGGGCGCAGATCCTTGTTGCCGCGATCCACCAGCACGCAGCCGAACTCTTGCTCCAGCCCTTGAATGCTGCGGCTGAACGCCGGTTGAGTGATGCCCATCGCGTCTGCCGCGCGGACAAAACTGCGGTGTTCGTTGAGGGCGATGAAGTAGCGCAACTGGCGAAGATCCATATGCTTTTCCGGCATCCTAAAAATAGCTCGAAGGCATTTGCGACGAGGGTTGCTTGAGGTTTTAAATGCAAGCTCTTATTCCGTCAACGAAGCATGTGAATATCTATTAGATGTAAATGGAATATAGATAGAGCGATGTTTCGCTGCCGCCCAACCGCAAGCAGTCGATGAGGGTCTACCCATGAGCAATGCCGCACTCGCTGTAAAACCCGCTGTCCACGCGCTGGAAATCCATCCGGTGGCCGGCCGTATCGGCGCCGAGATTCGTGGCGTGCACCTGTCCGGTGAACTGGACGCCGCCACGGTCGAAGCCATTCAGCAGGCGCTGATCCAGTACAAGGTGGTGTTCTTCCGCGAGCAGACCCAGCTCGACGATCAGCGCCAGGAAGCCTTCGCCCATCTGCTCGGCGAGCCCGTGGCGCATCCGACCGTACCGGTGCGTGAGGGCACGCGTTATCTGCTGGAGCTGGACGGGGCCGAAGGCCAGCGCGCCAACTCCTGGCACACCGACGTGACCTTCGTCGACGCCTACCCGAAAGCCTCGATCCTGCGCTCGGTGGTGGCCCCGGCCTTCGGTGGCGACACCCTGTGGGCCAACACCGCGACTGCGTACAACGAACTGCCGAGCGAACTGCGCGAGCTGGCGGACAAACTGGTCGCCGTACACAGCAACGAATACGACTACGCCGGGGCCAAGCCGGACGTGTCGCCGGAGAAGCTTGAGCGCTATCGCAAGATCTTCACCTCGACCGTCTACGAGACCGAACACCCGGTGGTGCGCGTACACCCGATCAGCGGGGAGAAAAGCTTGCTGCTGGGGCACTTCGTCAAACGCATCAAGGGGTATTCGCAGGCCGATTCGGCGCACTTGTTTGGCCTGTTGCAGAGCCATGTGATTCGTCAGGAAAACACCGTGCGCTGGCGCTGGAAGGCCGGTGACGTGGCGATCTGGGATAACCGTTCGACCCAGCATTATGCGATTGATGATTACGGCACCCAGGATCGCATCGTGCGGCGGGTGACGCTCAAGGGGGAAGTCCCGGTTGGGGTTTCGGGGCAGCGTAGTCAAACCATCAAAGGTGCCGAGCTCGTCGGCGTCTGATCGGGCCTCTTCGCGAGCAAGCCCGCTCCCACAGTGGAAATGTGTTGAACACAGTGGATGTGAACGACACAGAACCCTGTGGGAGCGGGCTTGCTCGCGAAGCTCTTTCACCAAACGCCAATCTGCACGACTTTCTCGGTCTCAGGCTCGCCATAGCGAAACCGCTGCCCACGCAAATCGATCTCCTGATGACTGATCGTAGTCCTCCGCTTCAAGCCGCGCACCCATTCGAACAGATACCCCGCATGCTCTTCGCGCACCGCCGCGTGTGCCGGGTCCTCACCCAGATCGCGCAACTCCTGCGGATCATTCAGCAGATCAAACAACTGCGGCCGGAAGCCGTCGTACGCCAGGTATTTCCAGCGCTCGCTGCGCACCATGGTCATGCGGCAACGGTCGATCGGCTGGCCAAGTCGCTCGCGCGCCGGGGCCTGGAAGGCGTAGTCGTATTCGCTGATCGCGTAGCGACGCCAGTCGGGGTTTTCGCCGTGCAACAGCGGGATCAGCGAGCGTCCTTCCAGGCGATGCTCGGCCCCCGGCAGGCCCAGGGCCTGGAGAAACGTCGGCAACGCATCAATGGTTTCCGCCAGCCGCTCATCCACCGTACCCCGGGTGATATCCGCCGCCGCGCGCGGGTCGCGCACGATCAATGGCACGCCCACCGCTTGCTCGAGCAAAAACTCCTTCTCGCCCAACCAGTGGTCGCCGAGAAAGTCGCCGTGATCGCTGGTGAACACGATCAACGTGTCATCCCACCTGCCGTTGCTCTGCAGAAAATCGAACAGCCGCCCGAGTTGGTCATCCACCTGCTTGATCAGGCCCATGTAGGTAGGGATTACATTCAATCGTACTGAATCACGGGAGAAGTTGAGGCTTTCCTCATGTTGACGAAACGCCGTGTATACGGGGTGTTTGCTGGCTTCGGAGGGCGTCGCGCGGACCGCTTCGAGAATCGATTTCGTACTGTACAAGGCGTGGTATGGCGCCGGTACGATATAGGGCCAGTGCGGTTTGATGTAGGAGAGGTGTAAACACCAGGATTTATCACCTTGCTCGGTGATGAAGTCGATGGCTCGATTAGTAGTGTAGACAGTCTCTGAGAACTGCTCGGGAATTCGCGCTGGCAAATGCGCATGACGCATGTGCCAGCCGCTGAGGATTTCGCCGTTCTCGCCTTCGGCGGCGTTGGCCCAGTCGTGCCAGGGATTGCGCCCGTCGAAACCCTGCTCGCGCAGGTAGTGGGTGTAGGGCGCGGACTCGCGTTTGTCGTCGAACAATGGGTCGTCGGGGAAGATTCCGTCGTGGCGAAAGTACGGTTCGAAACCGACCTCGTTGAGCACCTCGGCCTGTGCGCTGTCCGGGTTGATCGCCAGTCGCTGCAGGGCATCGACATTGGCCGTGGCGTGGGTCTTGCCGACCAGCGCGGTGCGAATGCCGTGGGGGCGCAGGTAGTCGCCGATCGTCAGCTCTTCCAGCGGCAACGGCACGGCGTTCCATGCGACCTGATGGCTGCTGACGTAGCGTCCGGTATAGGCTGACATCCGCGACGGGCCGCAGATCGTGCCTTGGGTGTAGGCACGGCTGAAGCGTACGCCGGCGGCGGCCAGGCGATCGATGTTCGGCGTGTGCAGATGCGGATGGCCATAGCAGGACAGGTAATCGCGGCGCAGTTGATCGCACATGATGTACAGCACGTTGCGCACAGGGTTTTGCGGGTTGGGCATGGGGTTCACCGGTCAGAAAGACAGGCGAGGGTTGTCGCTTTCGGCAGGGGTGTTCGGCAAGTGCATTTGGGGAATGGGTTTTATGCAGTGGATGCATCGGTGTGGTGGCGACGCCTTCGCGAGCAAGCCCGCTCCCACAGGAGTACGCATTCCAAATGTGGGAGCGGGCTTGCTCGCGAAGAGGGTGGCTCAGACGGCAAAATTCTCCAGCGAACACACCTCATCATCCACCGCATCAATCGCCTTGATCTGCTCAATCATCGCCTCGGCCAGCGGCGACAACCGATACCCCGCCCGACTGACAATCCCGTAGCGGGTGTACAGCTCTTCCAGATCATCCGCCAGACCCTCGATCCGCAAACACACCAGCTCACCCTTGGCCTGATGCAGCGCATCGGAATACGCCCCAACTATCCCGATCGCATCCGAACGCAGCACCACGCTGAGCAGGCTTGAGCTGTTTTCGCATTCGACATTGGGGGTGAAGTCCGGGCGGCCGCTGAGGTCGACGATGACCTTGCGCAGGTTCGGCGGGCGAATGCTCACCGCCAGTGGATAACTCATCAGTTGCTCGGCCGTGACCCGCTCGAATGCCGCCAGCGGATGCCCGGCCCGGCAGCAGAAATGCCATTTGCGCGGGCGCAATCGATGGGTCAGGTAATCCGGATCGGCCTCGAAGTGCCGGGTGTCGGCGACGAAGAATTCGAACTCTTCGCTGAGCAGGCGTTTGCTCAAGCTCTGCCAGTCATCGACCTGAAATTGCACCCGCGCTTTCGGGTAGCGTCCGATAAATGCGCCGATCGCGCGCGGGATCAATCCGGCTGCTGGCGCCGGGCCGCAACCGAAGCGCAGTTCGCCCGCTTCCAGACCATTGAACTGACTGATCTCGTTGGCCATCTGCTGCGCGCCGCTGACCAGTCGCCGCGCATGTTCGAGCAGCACCTGACCCTGCTTGGTCGGCGGCAGATCCTTGCGTCCACGGTCGACCAACTGGCAGCCAACGCTGTGTTCCAGCGCCTGAATGCTGCGGCTGAAGGCCGACTGCGACAGGTTCACCGCCTGCGCGCCGGCGACGAAGCTGCGTTGTTCGGCGAGGGCGATGAAGTGTCGAAGTTGGCGCAAGTCGATATGCATTTTTCACATAAAAAATATCCGGGAAATGCATTGGATATGCATTAGGTCGACTCCTTATAAAGGCAATCTCTTATGCAGTAAATCTTTGTAAAAACATAAATAAATAACTTTAAAGAATATACAGCGCAAAAGTTGACTGTGTGTTTTTTGACCAGGAGCCGCGCCATGAGTCCGTTGAACCTTGCGTCACCCTTAACGCCACGACGGCTCAAACGCCTGCCTCTGGCCCTGTTGCTGGCGGGGAGTGCCAGCTGGACTCACAGCTACGCCGCCGACGCCGACACCCCGCCACCGGCTCCCGCCGGCAAGCCTGCGGCCAACAGTTCGCAACTGGAGACCGTGACCGTCACCACCCGCCGCCGCGAAGAAAGTTCGCAGGATGTGCCCACGCCGATGAGCGTGGTCAGCGGCCAGACTCTGGAGACGCAGCGCGTTTACCGGATTCAGGATTTGCAGCAACTGGTGCCGAGCGTCAACGTCGCCTACATGCATGCGCGCCAGTCCAGCGTGTCGATTCGTGGCCTCGGCAACAACCCGGCCAGCGACGGTCTGGAGGGCAGTGTCGGTCTGTACATCGACAACGTGTATCTGGGCCGTCCGGGGATGGCGGTGTTCGACCTGATGGACATCGAACAGCTCGAAGTTCTGCGTGGGCCGCAGGGCACGCTGTTCGGCAAGAACACCACCGCCGGGGTGATCAACATCAGCACCCGCGCGCCGACATTCACCCCTGAGCGCAGCATCGAAACCTCGTTCGGCGAGGACGGTTATTTCCAGACCAAGGGCACGATTTCCGGGCCGATCAACGATGAGCTGGCCGGACGTTTTTCGGCCTATCGCACCCGCAGCGACGGCGACATCAAGAACGAATACAACGGCCATGATTTGAACGGTGGCTCGCGCGATGGCTTCCGCGCGCAGTTGCTGTTCAAGCCCAACGAAGACTTCAACCTGCGCTGGATCGGCGACTACAACGAAGAGGACTCCAGCGCCGGCACCCGCGTGCTGTACAGCACCGGGCCGACCATCAATGGCGTCAACCTGTACCAGTCGCGGGCCGATGCCGCCGGTGCGACGTTGGTCAACGGCTCGCACCGCAAGGTCAATCTGGACAACGATCAGCACGTCACCGTGCATCAGGGCGGCACGTCGGTGGAGGCCAACTGGACGCTGCCGAGCGATTTCACCCTGACCTCGATCAGCTCCTATCGCTTCTGGAATTTCACCCCAGCCAACGACGATGGCCTCAACGTCGCGGCGACCTACAACGCTGGCGTTTCGGTCGAAGACAAACAGTACTCGCAGGAATTTCGCCTGGCCTCGCCCAAGGGCGAGTTCTTCGATTACGTGGTGGGCGCGTACTACTTCGGCTCGGATCTGGACAACAAATCCTTCGCCTATTACGGCCCGCAGGCCGACATCTGGAATGGCACACCACGTGGCGCGCTGGCCAACGTCGGCAGTGTCGGTAACGGCCACATCAAGACCGACAGTTTCGCCCTGTTCGCTCAAGGCACCTGGCACCTGACCGAGCGCCTGGATTTCACCGCTGGGGTGCGCGGCACCTATGAAGAGAAGAACGCCTGGGTCACTCGCAATGCTCCGGTCGGTGGCGCCATTGTCACCGGCGCAGCGGCCACGGCACGCCGCGGACGCACTGGCGCCTACGATTCCGGCGATCTCAACCAGTACAGCTCCAGTCCGTCCGGGTTGCTCAACCTCAGCTACCGCATCACCGATGATCTGCTCGGTTACGCCACGCTGT comes from the Pseudomonas sp. RSB 5.4 genome and includes:
- a CDS encoding TauD/TfdA family dioxygenase, producing MSNAALAVKPAVHALEIHPVAGRIGAEIRGVHLSGELDAATVEAIQQALIQYKVVFFREQTQLDDQRQEAFAHLLGEPVAHPTVPVREGTRYLLELDGAEGQRANSWHTDVTFVDAYPKASILRSVVAPAFGGDTLWANTATAYNELPSELRELADKLVAVHSNEYDYAGAKPDVSPEKLERYRKIFTSTVYETEHPVVRVHPISGEKSLLLGHFVKRIKGYSQADSAHLFGLLQSHVIRQENTVRWRWKAGDVAIWDNRSTQHYAIDDYGTQDRIVRRVTLKGEVPVGVSGQRSQTIKGAELVGV
- a CDS encoding ABC transporter substrate-binding protein codes for the protein MNLPFKRVFSLFAIPALAGLLAFTAQADELKEIRIAVPDLSAGTQHSGGGVVDVLRDRQIFEKAFADQGIKIQWSFFKGAGPVINEAFANGQVDLAYLGDLAAIIGKSNGLDTRLLSASARGVKQYLGVVPGSGIKTLQDLKGKRVAIFRGTATQLSFDAALASQGLSEKDLKVINLDFSGATAALAAKQIDASWGSSGLAALQSKGLAELPLNTKDLGGAGSVQSVLVGAGKFVDGHPEVVAKLLKAQQQAVDWLTQDSNKDAYVQLVSGLASYPPVILTQDLQDQKLSEVFPSTLDPVFLGKLQDSVDLAAQQKLIRKPFKVSDWVAPELAAAKL
- a CDS encoding ABC transporter permease: MARDSLLSLPLPAPPLKSRRAWPSLNQRLLPWLLPISLFALWWLAARNQWMSEQILPAPSLVWNSAIELSQGELWSHLWISLQRLLWGLLAGISAGAVLGAALGFSRRLQRLVFPTFAGLAQVPTLAWIPLFMVFFGIGEVLKLVVLIKAIVVPVTLHTLVGVRDAQPKLREAAAVLRLPSYLLIRRLVLPAALPAFMAGVRLALAAGWTSLLAVELLASSEGIGYLMVWARQLFMLDIVFVCIVVIGVLGVAMDRGIGFLDRKLVHWPHPATAEIRRGPRYEGWQRLQPWLLPLGLIGVWQVASDQQWVDANILVSPLAVLDTTRNGLLDGTLISGMALSLGRTLGGLLLGGGLGFALGLLLGLSRTSERLLGPTLAAIRQIAIFAWVPLLTAWFGLGELSKWVFVALAAFFPLFIATQRSVANLSPQLNEAAQVLRLSLGQRLRRLVLPGAAPGIFAGLRLSLIYAWLGTIGAEYFMPSNGGIGSQMIGAQQLLRMDLIMAGMLLVGLTGALLNLIGQRLEIRATRWRHA
- a CDS encoding LysR family transcriptional regulator — encoded protein: MDLRQLRYFIALNEHRSFVRAADAMGITQPAFSRSIQGLEQEFGCVLVDRGNKDLRPTPEGQVVLQHALTLVQGAALLSAEVTQMTKLDAGELHFGCGPAPAVKLVPDAVAQFINAHPKVRTCFQVDNWEKLSRALSREEIEFFIADIRHFEADPNFQTQALTPKRGVFFCRPGHPLLAKESLSTNDMFDYPLATTLIPPGIRKLLANLSGRIDFSPTIETEHFPALVKVVLQSNAIGVGTEEAFVEDIAQGSLALLHWRNLPQNLESMNARCGIVSRTGFRLSPAARAMIETLVAVDKQEVSVAV
- a CDS encoding alkaline phosphatase family protein; the encoded protein is MPNPQNPVRNVLYIMCDQLRRDYLSCYGHPHLHTPNIDRLAAAGVRFSRAYTQGTICGPSRMSAYTGRYVSSHQVAWNAVPLPLEELTIGDYLRPHGIRTALVGKTHATANVDALQRLAINPDSAQAEVLNEVGFEPYFRHDGIFPDDPLFDDKRESAPYTHYLREQGFDGRNPWHDWANAAEGENGEILSGWHMRHAHLPARIPEQFSETVYTTNRAIDFITEQGDKSWCLHLSYIKPHWPYIVPAPYHALYSTKSILEAVRATPSEASKHPVYTAFRQHEESLNFSRDSVRLNVIPTYMGLIKQVDDQLGRLFDFLQSNGRWDDTLIVFTSDHGDFLGDHWLGEKEFLLEQAVGVPLIVRDPRAAADITRGTVDERLAETIDALPTFLQALGLPGAEHRLEGRSLIPLLHGENPDWRRYAISEYDYAFQAPARERLGQPIDRCRMTMVRSERWKYLAYDGFRPQLFDLLNDPQELRDLGEDPAHAAVREEHAGYLFEWVRGLKRRTTISHQEIDLRGQRFRYGEPETEKVVQIGVW
- a CDS encoding ABC transporter ATP-binding protein — protein: MNAPIVSFTHVGKSFDVDGFELEAIREFNLDIAEGEFVAIVGSSGCGKSTLLRLLVGLDTQFRGQISVDGKAVSGIGGERGIVFQEHRLFPWLTVADNIGLGLVNEPLSAAEKQQRINDFIDLVGLRDFTRAYPHQLSGGMAQRVAIARGLVASPRILLLDEPFGALDALTRQQMQDELLAIRDRAKITTILVTHDVEEAIFLADRVVVMEPRPGRIKQVVDIALPHPRQRSSFDFHQLREELLHELTSDDHYQPSLPVQIRDLPLSFIAC
- a CDS encoding arylsulfatase, which encodes MPQRPNFLVILADDLGFSDIGAFGGEIATPNLDALADNGLRLTDFHTAPTCSPTRSMLLTGTDHHIAGIGTMAEALTPELIGKPGYEGYLNDRVVALPELLREAGYQTLMSGKWHLGLTAELAPQARGFERSFSLLPGAANHYGFEPTYDEHTPGLLKSTPALYIEDDTFVDELPKDFYSSDAFGDKLLQYLKERDQSRPFFAYLPFSAPHWPLQAPAEVVEKYRGRYDAGPEVLRLERLEKLKALGLIEPDVEPHPLIQLNAQWDALSDEQRQISARAMEVYAAMVERMDWNIGRVVDYLRQQGQLDNTFILFMSDNGAEGALLEAFPKFGPELLTYLNQHYDNSLDNIGRANSYVWYGPSWAQVATAPSRLFKAFTTEGGIRVPALLHYPQLPIKGQISHGFGTVMDITPTILDLAGVRHPGKQWQGKPVAPLRGKSWLGFLSGETAQVHDEHTVTGWELFGRRAIRQGSWKAVWIPGPVGPATWQLYDLSSDSGEIHDLAASQPDKLNSLIGHWQQYVEETGVILSASPFQPD